The following nucleotide sequence is from Magnetococcales bacterium.
GGGTTTGGGGCTTAAGCCCCAATAAAATCTTTCTTTCCAATTTTTTTTATCCGAGGGTCAAAGGACAGCCTCTCAAGATGGTCCAAGGCACAGCAAATCGTCGTAACCCAGGCATCCCCCCTGCCCGGTTGATCACCAGAAACCGGAAATCACTATCGCCAATGAACAATGGTCCATCCTTGTGCCAGGGCCATTTTCTGCAAGGCAGGAGTAGGGTCCACGGCAACCGGATCCTTGGCCGCCATCAGAATACTCAGGTCCGCCTGATGGTCGGAGTACACGGCAGCCTGACAGGTGGCCAGTTGTTTGCCGAGATGGTGTTCCAGGGCCACGAGCTTGTCGGGACCGTAACAATTGGGCGACGTCAACATACCCGTGAATATTTCCGGGGAATTCCAATCGGTGCGGGTGCAGACCACCTCCTGGATGCCCAGTTGTTCCGCCAGGGGGATGACGTACAGATCCAGGCTTGCCGTGGCCAGAATGAGGCGATGCGCGGCGTTGCGATGCTGGGTCAGTTTTGCAACAGCCCCCGGCTTGAGCCAGACACGGATCAACTCCGCCACCGTGGCATCGATCCGGCGTTGCAACGTTGCACGGGGCAGATGACCGGCTACATGCCGGAAAAACTGCCCCTTCAACCAGGAGTTGCTGCGCCACCCGGCCTTGTACATAAGCGTTGCCCAGAGCAACCAGGGCACCCGCCCCCAGCGACCCGGTCGCCGCAGCAAGACATGGCGTAAAAATATGCGGAAGGTGTCACAAGACGTGATGGTCTTGTCGAGATCGAAAACCGCCAGGTGGTCCTGTTGATTCTCAAGCATGGGTCGGAGGCGTCCTCATGCACCTTTGGCAGATGTTTCCCACAGACGGGTGCTTTCCCGAAAATATCCCCAAAAAATGGCCAGGATGGCAACAAACATGACATATTCGGGAATTTTGAGCCGGTCCCCAAGGATGCCGAGCAGGCCAAAAACCAGGGACAATCCTGCCAGAAACAGCACGGTCCGGTTGACAGACCAGCCCAGATGCAGGAGCAGATGGTGAAAATGTTTGCGGTCGGGGGCGAAGGGATGACGTTTTTGGAGGATGCGACGCAGCATGACGCTGAACATGTCGATGAGGGGGACGGCGATCAACCAGACAGCGGTCACCGGGCGCAGACTGGGATGCGTTCCCTGGGTCAGGTAGACCATGAACCAGGCCAGGGCGAACCCCAGGAAGGTGCTGCCGGCATTGCCCATGAACAGGGTGGCCGGTTGACCGCGCCAGCGCACATTGAAGGCGAGGAATGGCAGCAGGACGGAGATGAAGGCCATGGCCAGCAAGGTTGCCTCCTGATTGCCACTCAAGCCGGCAAGAGAGGCGATCAAGACAAAGGAGACCAGGCTCAGCATGCCGCCCAGGCCATCCAGACCATCGGCCATGTTCACGGCATTGATCACGCCCACCATGCAGATCACCGTAAACAAAACCGACCACCCCCCCAGATAGATGACACCAAAAGCGAGCAGATTGCCCAGATAATTGATGTCCAGGCCACCCCACCAGGCCATGATCATGGCCACCGTGATATGCACGCCAAAGCGGAGCGCAACGCTCAAATCCAGGTAGTCGTCCACGACGCCCACCAGGACCAGAATGGCAATCGCCACAAACAGGTGGCGCATTTCCGGAAGGTTCAAATTGAGGAAAAAGACTGCGGTCAACAGACCCAGAAACATGCCGGCCCCCCCGATCAGGGGCTTGTTGCCGACGTGAATCTTGCGGGCATCGGGATGATCGACGAGACCGATCCGATGCGCCAGAGGCCGCCCCGCCCACAAGGCTGCATACGTGACCGTCATGCCCAGCAATAAACTGGTCAGGGAATCCGAACCCGTCAACCGCACCCAATCCATGATCCACCGTAAGTTTATATTTTTGGTTCGGATTATGCCAAACCAAGCGATCCTTCCCTTGCTATCATAACCTGTTGCCTGAATGAAGCCAACCGATTTACCCCGTTTCGCTTTCCATTTTCCTTGTCAAGCAATCGGGTTGGTATAAACTTGCGACGGTAGATGGATGCGTGATTGACATTTCGCAACTCTTTGGCCGAATTTTTTCAGGATTGCTCCAACATGGCTGATCGTGACTCCAGCAAACCGGGTTCCTCGAATACCGGATCCGGCCCTGCTCCCAGGGATGCGGCTGCCAAAACCGGGTCCAGCCCTGGCCCCAGGGATGCGGCTGCCAAAACCGGATCCGGCCCCGGCCCCAGAAATGCGGCTGCCGATAAGGGTGGAACAGCCAGCTCCCGTCGCCAGTGGGAAAGATCGGTCTTTACGATCAAGGCGACGCTGACCCTGAATAACCGGGAATTTCCTCCCCTGACTGGTGTCACCGAAGATGTCAGTCTCAATGGCGTCAAATTTCTTCCGGCCCGTGCCATTCCCCCCATTCCCATTGGTCTGGAGGGGTCCCTGGTCGTGGCCCTGGGAGACGGTCCCATGACCTTCCCCTGTCGGACAGTCCGGATTACCAATACCCATATTTTTCTCACCCTCCTGGGCAAGGAGGCCATCTTCGGTCAGGCCATCACGGTCGAAGCGTTCCGCAGCATCAAAAGACCTGGTTCCGACCATAAATAAATAGATCCAGCCCTGGCGTCCACAACACCTATGGCACACTTGCAGTTGTTCGCGATGTATGCACTCCTGGGAGCCGCATCCGGGGTATTGGCCGGTCTGCTGGGGGTGGGAGGCGGGATCATTCTGGTTCCGGTCCTGGTAATCTCTCTGGAATCCCAGGGAGTTGTGCCGGCCATTTCCATGCATGTGGCCCTGGGAACTTCCCTGGCCATCATCGTGCTGACAGCCATGGCCTCCATACGTGCCCATCATCGCCGGGGTGCCGTGGAGTGGTCCATCGTCTGGCGCATCACCCCGGGTATTCTCGTCGGCACCTTTCTGGGGTCCGGGGTGGCCGATCACCTCTCGGGCCCCACCCTGAAAAAATTATTCGGCCTGTTTGCCCTTGGCCTGGCCTTCTATCTGGCTTTTGGTCGCCCCCCCAAAGCCAGTCGGACCCTGCCCAAAGTCACCGGCATGGCCCTGGTGGGCGGCATCATCGGCTGCATTTCGGCCTTGATGGGCATCGGCGGTGGCAGCCTGTCAGTGCCCTTCATGGTCTGGTGCAATGTCACCATGCGCCAGGCCGTGGCCACCTCGGCAGCCATCGGCTGGCCCATCGCCATGGCCGGAACCCTGGGGTACATCCTGACCGGATGGGGTGAGGTCCATCTTCCCCCCCTGAGTCTGGGATATGTGCATTTTCCGGCAGTCCTGGGCGTGGCCATCGCCAGCGTCTTCTGCGCCCCCCTGGGTGCCCGCTGGGCACACACCATCCAGCCCCTCCTGCTGCGCCGCCTCTTCGCCACCCTGCTCCTGGTTTTGGGCGGGCGCATGCTGCTGGCTTGAATTAATTTTATTGAGGACCCGTGCCAAAACGTACCCGTTTCAGATGTTGAATAGTGCCACGCTGCCGAATGGGAACTGAAGAGCAGCTTATTTCGGAAGATCAATTGTCGGATTTCTGCTGAACCAGTACACGATTGCCCTGATGTTTTTTTGATAGACCTGTCTTGCAAAAGTGAATATCTTGGAACATCTCTCCGACTCCCCGCTTTGAAGAGTTGGTGAAAAGTAAGATCGAAAGTGGTTTTTACAATTCCGCCAGCGAGGTGATGCAGGATGCATTGCTGATTTTGGAAAAACGCGACCAATCGCGCAAATTGAAGCTTGAGAAGTTAAGGTTCGAGATTCAAAAAGGAATAGATAGCGGGGAAGCGACCCCCCTGGACGTGGAAAAAATCAAGAAACTGGGTCGGGAACGGCTTGTTTCCTGAAGCTACTGATTCGCTTCGTTTTTCCTTATATTGCCAATCTTCCGGTAACTGCTGTCCTGACTGAAAAATGGAAAGCAGATTGCGACCAGCAGCATGATCAGATTGTTGATGACAAAGCCGCTGATCATGTGGCGTTGTTGCAGGGGTGGCCAACCCATTTTGGGAGTTTCCCGGCGTTTTTGTTTCATGATGAAGGAGGTGACCAGAAACGCGACAAAGAGAAACCCCATGCCCAGGACGGCAATCTCCCGGCGGGCACCATCCCCCATGAACAGGGAGAGGGTACTCAGCAACCAGTAGGGAATGATCCACGGGCAAACGAGCAGTTGCAATACCTTGGTGCCATAGATCACCTTCCACAAGGGCGGAAAACGCTGAAACCGATAGGAAAAACGCAACAATTCGACCAGGAAGGCATTCCCCTTGCGAAATTTATGAAAAATGTAGTCGCGGATGGTCCGTGGCGCACGGGTTTCCCAACCACCGAATGAGGCCAGAAATTCCACCCGGACTCCCTGACTGTGGGCCGAGAAAGCCAGGTGAATGTCATCCGCCACGCAATCGTCCGGAAAGAGACCCAAAACACTCTTGCGAAACAGGTAGCAGGGAGCCACAACAATGGATGCGGAAAAAACCTGACTTTCCAAAACCCGCAAAATATTCTGGTCATGCCAGAATTCCGTTTCCAGGGCAATGGCATCCCGTGGAAACATATTGGCTCCGATCACCCCGACTTCCGGATCCGCCAGCAGGTTTTCGACCAGGTTGCGCACGGTTTCCGGATGGAGGATGGCATCGACATCGGTAAACAACAGCAGGGCCTCATCCGGACATCCCGCCATGAAATGATTCAATTGATTGATTTTTCCCTTGCGGGGTGCCCGGACCAGAAACCACCCCTGCCGCTGGACCAGGGCTTTTTGCAGGAGTTCCAGTGTGCCGTCACTGGAACCGCCATCCACAAAGGTGATGGTCAGTCGCTCTGCCGGATAAGCAATTTTTTCCAGATTGTCTATTTTTGCCTGGATGAGATCGCACTCATTGTAGCAGGGGACACAGATGCGGATGAGGGGCAGATCGGCTGCGGCTGTTTTTCTTGAGGATGAATTTTTCTCCAAAGTGAACATGGCCAGCAGAAACAACAGAATGATATAACCGCAGTAGGACCAGAAGAGGATGAGAACAATGAAAAAATAGCTGGAAATGATGATGAACATGGCCGTCAGCGCACCGTCCAGGATTTCCAGAATACGGCGGGCAATGCCGTCAGATATATTCTGGCTTTTTTGAAGCCCAATTCGTAAGGATGGCGCAACACTTCCAGAAAATAGGGCCAGGAAAGGTAAAATTCCCGGTAGGCTTTTTTGGCCCACTGTTCCATGGCGAGCCAATCGACTTCCGGATAATGGGGGGCACCATTCTTCAACCACCCCTTGGCGACCAGTTCATCATGGAACGGTGTCCCGGGGAAGGGAATCATCAATTGAAACTGGGCCGTATCGGGGCGGATTTCGCAGGCCCAGTTGATGGTTTCCCGAATGCTTGCCGGGGTTTCTCCGGGAAAACCGATGGCAAAATCGCCATGGATATGGATGCCTGCCGCCTTGGCATCCCAGGCAAAGCGGGTCATGCGCTCCTTGAGAACGCCCTTGCGGATCGCCCTGAGAATTTCCGGATTGCCTGACTCGAAACCCACATGCAAATTCAGACAGCCGGAACGGTGCATCGTCACCAGGGTATCCCGATCCATATTGCCCCGGGCATAACAGGACCAGGGAAGATCCAGTCCGGCGGCAATCTTGGCCTCGGCAAACTCGCCGGCCCGACCCGCCGGCAGGGTGTCGTCCTGGATCATCAGGGACCGCACATGGGGCAGATGGCGTTGGATGAATTTGACTTCTTCAATAATATTGGCCATCGAACGCACATTGTAGGTCTGCCCCTTGATGAAAGAGGAGACCCACAGGCAATAGGTGCATTTGCCCCAATAACACCCGCGACCAGTCATGATGTCGATGAAGGGAAATTTTTCCGACGGGGTTCGGTACCAGGAGAGATTCAGGTGCCGATTGAAAAAGTCGCTGACAAAGGGAATGCCATCCAGTACCTCGCCAGAGAGATAGGTGCGGGTGGGATTGAGGTGAATCTCTGCCCCGTCACGATGGACAAAGTTGGGTATGGTGGTTGGATCGGCTCCTTCCAGAAAATCCAGGATCGGATATTCGAACTCGCTGACGACACCCCAGGCGACCTTTTTGGATTTGGCCAGGGTTTCCTGCGGCGAGATGGAAAAAAACGGACCGACAAAAACGGCCTGACATTCATGCAGGGTCAGGAGATGATCGGCCAGGGCCGCATCATTGTCGGCGCTCAACTGGCCGGTATAGATCACCAGGAGATCCGGCTTGAATTCCAGAAACAAGGTTTCGGTTGCGGCATGCGTCAACCCGGCGGCTGGGGCATCCACAAATTTGACTGGATATCCTTGTTTTTCCAAAAGTGCGCCACAATATCCCAACCAGACGGGATACCATTGGGTACCCGAGTTGGAGACAAAATCGCACCGGGCATTGCGCATGTAATCTTTGACAAACGGCGGGGAAAGCAACATCACCCTGGATTTTTGCATCTCTCTTTCCATGTCCGGCAAATGGTGCATTCATCTTGCAGAGATCATCCTGAAGATTGCCTGCACTCGTGTCTTGAATGGGGATTTTACATGTTGCTACAGGCCATCCAGACCTGAATGTCAGAAAAAGTTTCTACAGGAACCTGGATAATTTTCATAGGTTTTTTGGCTGCTGTAAGGAAAATCCCTGGAGCATTTATTGCGATTGCATTCAAATCAAGCTGGTTGCACACTGGCAGGCCTTGTTCGTTCCCTGGCAAAGGATCTGGAGAGATGCTGCGTGTTGCCCTGATCAATCCCTTCACCCCGGACGGCAATTTTGTGCCGCCACTCGGTTTGTTGACCTTGGGGGCGATCCTCGAACAACGTGGCCACGATGTCGCCCTGTTTGACCAGAACCGGAACCCGGATATTGTCAACCATGTGGTCGATTATGCACCTCAGCTCATTGGTTTGACCGCTGTGACATCGGCGGTTTTGAGTGCCCGGCATCTGGCCCGTCGGCTTCGTGATCATTTGCCGGGGGTGCGGGTGGTGCTGGGCGGGCCGCATCCAACCGCCATGCCCGACGAAGT
It contains:
- a CDS encoding HAD-IB family hydrolase → MLENQQDHLAVFDLDKTITSCDTFRIFLRHVLLRRPGRWGRVPWLLWATLMYKAGWRSNSWLKGQFFRHVAGHLPRATLQRRIDATVAELIRVWLKPGAVAKLTQHRNAAHRLILATASLDLYVIPLAEQLGIQEVVCTRTDWNSPEIFTGMLTSPNCYGPDKLVALEHHLGKQLATCQAAVYSDHQADLSILMAAKDPVAVDPTPALQKMALAQGWTIVHWR
- a CDS encoding undecaprenyl-phosphate alpha-N-acetylglucosaminyl 1-phosphate transferase (catalyzes the formation of alpha-N-acetylglucosaminyl-pyrophosphoryl-undecaprenyl from alpha-N-acetylglucosaminyl 1-phosphate and the lipid carrier undecaprenyl phosphate), producing MTGSDSLTSLLLGMTVTYAALWAGRPLAHRIGLVDHPDARKIHVGNKPLIGGAGMFLGLLTAVFFLNLNLPEMRHLFVAIAILVLVGVVDDYLDLSVALRFGVHITVAMIMAWWGGLDINYLGNLLAFGVIYLGGWSVLFTVICMVGVINAVNMADGLDGLGGMLSLVSFVLIASLAGLSGNQEATLLAMAFISVLLPFLAFNVRWRGQPATLFMGNAGSTFLGFALAWFMVYLTQGTHPSLRPVTAVWLIAVPLIDMFSVMLRRILQKRHPFAPDRKHFHHLLLHLGWSVNRTVLFLAGLSLVFGLLGILGDRLKIPEYVMFVAILAIFWGYFRESTRLWETSAKGA
- a CDS encoding PilZ domain-containing protein — protein: MADRDSSKPGSSNTGSGPAPRDAAAKTGSSPGPRDAAAKTGSGPGPRNAAADKGGTASSRRQWERSVFTIKATLTLNNREFPPLTGVTEDVSLNGVKFLPARAIPPIPIGLEGSLVVALGDGPMTFPCRTVRITNTHIFLTLLGKEAIFGQAITVEAFRSIKRPGSDHK
- a CDS encoding sulfite exporter TauE/SafE family protein, whose amino-acid sequence is MAHLQLFAMYALLGAASGVLAGLLGVGGGIILVPVLVISLESQGVVPAISMHVALGTSLAIIVLTAMASIRAHHRRGAVEWSIVWRITPGILVGTFLGSGVADHLSGPTLKKLFGLFALGLAFYLAFGRPPKASRTLPKVTGMALVGGIIGCISALMGIGGGSLSVPFMVWCNVTMRQAVATSAAIGWPIAMAGTLGYILTGWGEVHLPPLSLGYVHFPAVLGVAIASVFCAPLGARWAHTIQPLLLRRLFATLLLVLGGRMLLA
- a CDS encoding type II toxin-antitoxin system ParD family antitoxin, with translation MSWNISPTPRFEELVKSKIESGFYNSASEVMQDALLILEKRDQSRKLKLEKLRFEIQKGIDSGEATPLDVEKIKKLGRERLVS
- a CDS encoding glycosyltransferase, with the translated sequence MFIIISSYFFIVLILFWSYCGYIILLFLLAMFTLEKNSSSRKTAAADLPLIRICVPCYNECDLIQAKIDNLEKIAYPAERLTITFVDGGSSDGTLELLQKALVQRQGWFLVRAPRKGKINQLNHFMAGCPDEALLLFTDVDAILHPETVRNLVENLLADPEVGVIGANMFPRDAIALETEFWHDQNILRVLESQVFSASIVVAPCYLFRKSVLGLFPDDCVADDIHLAFSAHSQGVRVEFLASFGGWETRAPRTIRDYIFHKFRKGNAFLVELLRFSYRFQRFPPLWKVIYGTKVLQLLVCPWIIPYWLLSTLSLFMGDGARREIAVLGMGFLFVAFLVTSFIMKQKRRETPKMGWPPLQQRHMISGFVINNLIMLLVAICFPFFSQDSSYRKIGNIRKNEANQ
- a CDS encoding radical SAM protein encodes the protein MQKSRVMLLSPPFVKDYMRNARCDFVSNSGTQWYPVWLGYCGALLEKQGYPVKFVDAPAAGLTHAATETLFLEFKPDLLVIYTGQLSADNDAALADHLLTLHECQAVFVGPFFSISPQETLAKSKKVAWGVVSEFEYPILDFLEGADPTTIPNFVHRDGAEIHLNPTRTYLSGEVLDGIPFVSDFFNRHLNLSWYRTPSEKFPFIDIMTGRGCYWGKCTYCLWVSSFIKGQTYNVRSMANIIEEVKFIQRHLPHVRSLMIQDDTLPAGRAGEFAEAKIAAGLDLPWSCYARGNMDRDTLVTMHRSGCLNLHVGFESGNPEILRAIRKGVLKERMTRFAWDAKAAGIHIHGDFAIGFPGETPASIRETINWACEIRPDTAQFQLMIPFPGTPFHDELVAKGWLKNGAPHYPEVDWLAMEQWAKKAYREFYLSWPYFLEVLRHPYELGFKKARIYLTALPAVFWKSWTVR